One Williamsia phyllosphaerae genomic window, TGCCCGAGGTACTCGAGTACGTCGGCCTCGGCGGCAAGTCCGACCGCATGCCCTACGAGTTGTCCGGCGGTGAGATGCAGCGTGTGGCCATCGCTCGCGCCATCGCCAACCGGCCGTTGTTGCTGCTCGCAGACGAGCCCACCGGCAACCTCGACCCGGAGACCAGCGAGGAGATCGTCGATGTCCTCGACCGTGTCAACCGACGGGGGACCACGGTGGTGATGGCCACGCACGACCAACACATCGTCGACGCCATGCGCAGACGGGTGCTCGAGTTCAATCTCGGACGCCTGGTCCGCGATGACGAGCGCGGCGTCTACGGGGTCGGCTGATGCGCGCGAGTTTCATCGTCAGCGAGGTTCTCAACGGCCTCCGGCGCAACATCACCATGACGTTGGCCATGGTGCTCACGACGGCCATCACCCTCGCCATGTTCGGCGGCGGGCTGTTGGTGGTGCAGATGGCAGACAAGTCCCAACAGATCTTCCTCGACCGCGTCGAGATGCAGATCTTCATCTCCGATCCCGTCGCCGACGCCGACCCGGAGTGCCGCGCGGCGCCGTGTTCGACGCTGCGCACGCAGATCGAGAACGAGCCCGGCGTCGACTCCGTGCAGTACATCGACCGGGCGGCCGCGTTCTCCGACGCCAAGACGAAGACGTTCGCCAACCAGCCCGACATCGCGTCGATGATCCGGGAGGACACCCTGCCGGCGTCGTTCAAGGTGCGGATGTCGGACGCGAACCGATTCGGCGCCGTGCTCGACAAATACCGCGACGCCGACGGTGTGGACGGGGTCCTCGACCAGCGGGAGCTGGTCAAACGCATCTTCAGCGTGCTCGACGGCACCCGCAACGCCGCGTTCACGGTCGCTCTGGTGCTCGCCCTCGCCGCGATCCTGCTGATAGCCAACACCGTTCAGGTCGCGGCCTACACGCGGCGAACCGAGGTCGGGATCATGCGACTGGTGGGTGCCACCCGCTGGTACACCCAGCTGCCGTTCCTCCTCGAAGCGGTGGTCTCGGCGCTGGTCGGGTCCGTCCTGGCCATCGCGGGCCTCTTCGGGGCGAAGGTGTTGTTCTTCGACAGGGCGTTGTCTGACCTCTACGGCGTCAACATCCTGGCGCGGATCACCATCTCCGACGTCGTGTTCGTCTCGCCGTGGTTGCTGATCGCCGGTGTGGGGCTGGCGACGGTCACCGGATACGCGACGCTGCGGTTCTACGTCCGGATCTGACGCTCGAACAACACCACGCTCATGTCGCGTCCGTAGCGTGCGGGCAGGGCGGTCTCGCGGACCTGCGTGAAGCCGAGCGATCCGTAGTAGGCGACCAGGGTGTCGTTGTGGGCCGCGGTGTCGAGTCGGAGGACGTCGTGGCCGGCGGCTCGGGTCCGCTCGACGCACCAGTCGATCATCTGGCGTCCCCACCCCGATCCCGCGTGCGCGCGGTCGACCATCAATCCGTGGACGTAACCGGCCGGCGCGTCGTCGTCGCCCCAGAACAGCGGGTCCGACCACGCCAGGCGAACACACGCAACGATGCGACCGTCGAGTCGCGCGACGTGCCACTCGCCCAGTTCGATGCCGGCGGCGACCTCGTCGGCGGGTAGATCGCCCTCGTCCCACTGTCGGATGCCGTTCGAGGTGATCCA contains:
- a CDS encoding GNAT family N-acetyltransferase, coding for MASRSIPSDPAPLPPMQPAVPADAPVIAALRDELARWITSNGIRQWDEGDLPADEVAAGIELGEWHVARLDGRIVACVRLAWSDPLFWGDDDAPAGYVHGLMVDRAHAGSGWGRQMIDWCVERTRAAGHDVLRLDTAAHNDTLVAYYGSLGFTQVRETALPARYGRDMSVVLFERQIRT
- the ftsX gene encoding permease-like cell division protein FtsX; translated protein: MRASFIVSEVLNGLRRNITMTLAMVLTTAITLAMFGGGLLVVQMADKSQQIFLDRVEMQIFISDPVADADPECRAAPCSTLRTQIENEPGVDSVQYIDRAAAFSDAKTKTFANQPDIASMIREDTLPASFKVRMSDANRFGAVLDKYRDADGVDGVLDQRELVKRIFSVLDGTRNAAFTVALVLALAAILLIANTVQVAAYTRRTEVGIMRLVGATRWYTQLPFLLEAVVSALVGSVLAIAGLFGAKVLFFDRALSDLYGVNILARITISDVVFVSPWLLIAGVGLATVTGYATLRFYVRI